One region of Monomorium pharaonis isolate MP-MQ-018 chromosome 11, ASM1337386v2, whole genome shotgun sequence genomic DNA includes:
- the LOC105829124 gene encoding structural maintenance of chromosomes protein 4 — protein MASDSSARENAPSEVDKDVDARDTGYDTDEEGGLRVDDEIYIPPPLKNFNEVDETGSRLMITKIVNQNFKSYAGTHVIGPFQKSFSAIVGPNGSGKSNVIDSMLFVFGYRASKIRSKKISVLIHNSSEHPNVNSCTVSVYFHRIIDKPGENYEVVPDSEFVISRTAFKDSSSYYELNKRKVQFKEIAKLLRFHGVDLDHNRFLILQGEVEQIALMKPKGQSENDTGMLEFLEDIIGTSRYKEPLEKLTNKVEELTERKVEKLHRLRVVQKEKEALEEPMQEAVQYLKTENAIIRLQHQLYHCRRHEAAKELKVCEETNNNLSKEQAALADEMSNIRKQKEEKINVIKEKSKKWDNLQRKKDEVTTRFDEVRKQDELLHAELVETNKRRKANMASTKTEKSKLDELLKVPDKNTKDIEECERLIETYATNKEKEEASLATLMANLRKKTEPLLNERSELEKELISLRKNVDQAKAAYDIAQSELELYVSVEKVEKEKFENLRESLERTASTLKERQKQLALFETKIPATERSLYQAQSELNETKALEREKTAQLQKMRITFEEQRSAMQQSKSRNRVLDSLMRQKREGRIPGIFGRLGDLGAIDAKYDVAISTACGPLDDIVVDTIATAQACITYLRQHDIGRATFIALEKQQRFRSKIGSKIQTPENVHRLFDLIKVEDERVLVAFYYGLQDTLVAQDLDQATRIAYGRMRYRVVTLKGELIELSGTMSGGGRTVLRGRMGQKVMRNEPSNADVEKLQSQLDVVFEECNKLRAKQKPLEEQIHVLSTALRDMKVDRQKFGIEVQALSEQEPSLRAQLKTQETTVANSVSDPMKVEQLRKTTEKAKLHLDEVEESSASVEKEVERINKKIDEISGSRVRDQQAKIAQLTKSIDKAKAEIYRLQVAIKTAERNVKKTEKYIETLENDVHTCEERLRNIQKEKSELEEHAKVILEELKEINEALTERDDSTSSLKDELNKLQTSEDKLKAVKIDLDQKLQESKKLLRGLKQIIPEYNQKIANLKLREILHEPVEPLKDLMEEEVDQLDVTVVIQNLQKVKKRLPDQIPNMQIIADYQEKDALYMSRAADLEATTSACDKMRKIYESARRRRIQEFLHGFSLINTKLKEMYQMITLGGDADLELVDSLDPLSEGIVFSVRPPKKSWKSIDKLSGGEKTLSSLALIFALHHYKPTPVYFMDEIDAALDFKNVSIVGNYIKERTKNAQFIVISLRSNMFELADSLVGIYKTFNCSKSLTLQLARYYENNDIAPPTQLTSKTYASQASQKSRLPLSQRTQTNSRKENTVPAKNNSAKETALNRKEISPARNSNAENTAPTKNNNAKETLLNKEETSLTKNNNAKETSSEETNTENNTARKTPKRLKVDRLRPPELAECPTPQQTPTRRSARIVRKSVESEENSVNKEPAKKKQRSK, from the exons ATGGCCAGCGACTCCTCGGCGAGAGAGAACGCGCCTAGTGAGGTCGACAAGGATGTCGACGCGCGGGATACGGGATATGATACTGACGAGGAGGGCGGTCTGAGGGTGGACGATGAGATATACATCCCGCCGCCCCTGAAGAACTTTAATGAGGTTGACGAGACTGGATCGAGGCTCATGATCACCAAGATCGTCAACCAAAATTTTAAGAGCTACGCCGGCACGCACGTAATCGGCCCCTTTCAAAAG AGCTTCTCAGCGATAGTGGGACCCAACGGCAGCGGCAAAAGCAATGTGATAGACTCTATGTTGTTTGTGTTTGGCTATCGTGCCAGCAAGATAAGATCGAAGAAGATCTCTGTCTTGATACATAACTCCAGCGAGCATCCAAATGTGAACAGTTGCACCGTTTCTGTATATTTCCATAGAATTATTGATAAG ccTGGTGAAAACTATGAAGTTGTTCCGGACAGTGAGTTTGTCATATCTAGGACAGCATTCAAAGACAGTTCATCCTATTATGAACTTAATAAGAGGAAAGTACAATTTAAAGAGATTGCCAAGCTTTTAAGATTTCATGGAGTTGATCTGGATCACAATCGTTTCTTGATATTACAA GGTGAAGTAGAACAAATTGCACTGATGAAACCCAAAGGCCAAAGTGAAAATGATACTGGAATGTTAGAATTTCTGGAAGATATTATAGGCACATCTCGCTACAAGGAACCCTTAGAGAAATTAACGAATAAAGTTGAAGAATTAACAGAACGTAAGGTAGAGAAGTTACATCGTCTCAGGGTTGTACAAAAGGAAAAGGAGGCCCTGGAGGAGCCTATGCAAGAAGCAGTGCAGTACTTAAAGACGGAGAATGCAATAATTAGGTTGCAACATCAACTTTATCACTGCAGAAG acaTGAGGCAGCAAAGGAGCTTAAAGTGTGTGAAGAgacaaataataatcttaGCAAGGAACAAGCTGCATTGGCGGACGAAATGAGTAATATTCGCAaacagaaagaagaaaaaatcaatGTTATCAAAGAGAAGAGCAAGAAGTGGGACAATTTGCAGCGGAAAAAGGATGAAGTCACGACGAGGTTTGACGAAGTGCGCAAACAGGATGAGTTGCTGCACGCTGAACTAGTTGAGACAAATAAGCGACGGAAAGCCAATATGGCATCTACTAAGACG GAGAAAAGCAAGTTAGACGAACTACTGAAGGTGCcagacaaaaatacaaaagatatCGAAGAATGCGAGCGTCTGATCGAGACATATGCGACCAacaaagaaaaggaagaagcTTCATTAGCAACTTTGATGGCGAATCTGCGGAAGAAAACAGAGCCATTGTTGAATGAGCGATCCGAGTTGGAGAAAGAGCTAATATCTCTTAGAAAAAATGTGGATCAGGCAAAAGCGGCGTACGATATAGCGCAGTCCGAGCTAGAACTTTACGTATCGGTTGAGAAAGTCGAGAAGgagaaatttgaaaatctcCGAGAGTCTCTGGAAAGAACTGCAAGTACTCTCAAAGAGCGGCAAAAGCAGTTGGCATTGTTCGAGACGAAAATTCCGGCAACAGAGCGTAGTTTGTACCAAGCCCAGAGCGAATTGAATGAAACAAAGGCACTTGAGAGGGAGAAAACTGCTCAGTTGCAAAAAATGCGAATTACTTTTGAGGAGCAGCGTTCTGCAATGCAACAGTCAAAATCGCGCAACCGCGTTCTAGACTCGTTGATGAGACAGAAACGTGAAGGGCGGATACCTGGGATATTTGGTAGACTG gGCGACTTGGGTGCTATTGATGCCAAATATGATGTTGCTATATCGACGGCATGCGGTCCACTAGATGATATCGTTGTGGACACAATAGCCACCGCACAGGCATGCATCACTTACCTGCGACAACATGACATAGGACGCGCTACGTTTATAGCTCTGGAAAAACAGCAACGATTCCGGTCAAAGATTGGTAGCAAAATCCAAACACCGGAAAATGTGCACCGACTGTTCGATCTAATCAAAGTGGAGGATGAACGGGTGTTGGTGGCATTCTATTATGGTCTGCAAGACACTCTTGTTGCGCAGGATTTGGATCAGGCGACACGCATCGCCTATGGTAGAATGCGTTATCGTGTGGTAACATTGAAGGGCGAATTGATTGAGCTGTCGGGCACTATGAGTGGTGGTGGGCGCACGGTACTGCGAGGTCGAATGGGTCAGAAAGTAATGCGGAACGAACCATCGAACGCTGATGTTGAAAAGTTGCAATCGCAGCTGGATGTTGTGTTTGAAGAGTGCAATAAGTTGAGAGCGAAACAGAAGCCGCTGGAAGAGCAGATCCACGTGCTATCGACTGCCTTGAGAGATATGAAGGTCGATAGGCAGAAATTTGGTATCGAGGTACAGGCGTTAAGCGAGCAGGAACCATCGTTGCGAGCGCAGCTGAAGACGCAAGAAACGACTGTTGCTAACTCGGTGTCAGATCCAATGAAGGTCGAGCAATTGCGAAAAACGACGGAGAAGGCAAAATTACATCTGGATGAAGTCGAAGAGAGTTCCGCTTCGGTAGAGAAGGAGGTAGAAcgcattaataaaaagatagacGAGATTTCCGGTAGTCGGGTGCGGGATCAGCAGGCGAAAATTGCACAGTTAACTAAATCGATAGACAAAGCTAAAGCGGAGATATACCGTCTGCAGGTAGCTATCAAAACTGCCGAGAGAAACGTTAAGAAGACGGAAAAGTACATAGAAACGTTGGAAAACGATGTGCATACCTGTGAGGAAAGATTGAGGAACATTCAGAAGGAAAAATCGGAGCTCGAGGAACATGCTAAAGTAATTCTAGAAGAATTAAAGGAAATCAATGAAGCGCTAACGGAGCGAGACGATTCTACATCATCTTTGAAAGATGAGTTGAACAAACTTCAGACTTCCGAGGATAAGTTAAAGGCGGTGAAGATCGATTTGGATCAGAAATTACAGGAGAGTAAGAAGCTGTTAAGGGGACTTAAGCAGATAATTCCTGAATACAATCAAAAGatagcaaatttaaaattacgtgAAATTCTTCATGAACCCGTGGAACCGCTTAAAGATCTGATGGAGGAAGAGGTTGACCAGTTGGATGTGACCGTGGTGATACAGAATTTGCAAAAGGTTAAGAAGAGGCTACCCGATCAGATACCCAACATGCAGATTATCGCAGACTATCAGGAGAAGGACGCGTTGTACATGAGTCGCGCCGCTGATCTGGAGGCGACAACGTCGGCATGCGATAAAATGCGTAAAATTTACGAGAGCGCCCGACGACGCAGAATTCAGGAATTTTTGCACGGTTTCAGTCTGATCAATACCAAATTGAAAGAGATGTACCAGATGATCACGCTGGGCGGCGACGCGGACTTGGAGTTAGTGGACTCGTTGGATCCGCTGAGCGAAGGTATCGTGTTCAGCGTGCGTCCCCCCAAGAAGTCGTGGAAGAGCATTGACAAACTCAGCGGCGGCGAGAAGACCCTAAGCTCGCTGGCGCTGATCTTTGCCCTTCACCATTACAAACCCACACCGGTGTACTTTATGGATGAGATCGATGCGGCACTTGACTTCAAGAACGTCTCCATTGTCGGCAATTACATTAAGGAGCGCACGAAAAACGCACAGTTCATCGTTATCTCGCTGCGCTCAAACATGTTCGAGCTGGCCGATTCTCTAGTGGGTATCTACAAAACTTTTAACTGTTCCAAAAGCTTAACTCTTCAACTGGCGCGTTATTATGAGAACAACGATATCGCGCCACCCACGCAGCTCACCTCCAAGACCTACGCATCCCAGGCCTCGCAGAAATCGCGGTTGCCCCTATCGCAACGCACCCAGACGAACTCGCGCAAGGAAAATACCGTACCCGCGAAGAACAACAGTGCGAAAGAAACGGCATTGAATCGGAAAGAAATATCGCCGGCGAGGAATAGTAACGCGGAGAACACCGCGCCCACGAAAAACAATAACGCGAAAGAAACGTTATTAAACAAGGAAGAGACATCACTCACAAAGAACAATAACGCGAAGGAAACTTCGTCTGAGGAAACAAATACAGAAAACAATACTGCAAGGAAGACACCGAAGCGACTGAAAGTCGATCGATTAAG GCCTCCGGAACTGGCAGAATGTCCGACGCCGCAGCAAACTCCAACTCGACGTTCCGCCAGAATCGTAAGGAAAAGCGTGGAGAGCGAAGAGAACAGCGTTAACAAGGAACCGGCTAAAAAAAAGCAGAGGTCGAAGTGA
- the LOC105829129 gene encoding DNA-directed RNA polymerase III subunit RPC9 produces the protein MKVIKGNWNTLLSNYEVLDILQNTNSYKKKMTPLATISYQTIKYLEEMPCKKQNPEKIHEFLKAMESFKLTKAEKLTLLNLCPTTQLEIQLMVEESEERLTDEEVETLLQIVANVRGDEQDAEQETT, from the exons ATGAAAGT CATAAAAGGAAACTGGAACACTCTTTTAAGCAATTATGAGGTTCTGGATATCCTGCAGAACACGAATTCGTACAAGAAAAAGATGACGCCACTCGCGACCATCTCTTATCAAACGATCAAGTATCTGGAGGAGATGCCATGTAAAAAACAGAATCCAGAAAAAATCCACGAGTTTCTGAAAGCAATGGAGTCCTTCAAATTGACTAAGGCTGAAAAGCTTACTCTTCTCAACCTGTGTCCTACCACACAGCTCGAGATACAATTG ATGGTGGAAGAGAGTGAGGAACGGTTAACGGACGAAGAGGTAGAAACCTTGCTTCAGATTGTTGCAAATGTACGGGGGGATGAACAAGACGCAGAACAAGAGACAACCTAA